A genomic window from Passer domesticus isolate bPasDom1 chromosome Z, bPasDom1.hap1, whole genome shotgun sequence includes:
- the SYT4 gene encoding synaptotagmin-4 isoform X2 — protein MAPIADSRQQFDEIPTVVGIFSAFGLVFSVSLFAWICCQRKSSKSNKTPPYKFVHVLKGVDIYPENLNSKKKFGADDKSEAKNKSAMPKDSLHLDLEKRDLNGNFPKTNTKMQGSPDPENSSPKHFAERKKDSVSPDSLKSITSLSSEDKQDKLGTLFFSLEYNFEKKAFVVNIKEARGLPAMDEQSMTSDPYIKMTILPEKKHKVKTRVLRKTLDPAFDETFTFYGIPYSQIQDLTLHFMILSFDRFSRDDVIGEVLIPLAGIELSEGRLLMDREIIKRNKSSGRGELLVSLCYQSTTNTLTVVVLKARHLPKSDVSGLSDPYVKVNLYHAKKRISKKKTHVKKCTPNAVFNELFVFDIPCEGLDDISIEFLVLDSDRGSRNEVIGRLTLGSSAEGTGGEHWKEICEYPRRQIAKWHMLCDG, from the exons ATGGCTCCGATAGCGGACAGCCGCCAGCAGTTCG ATGAAATTCCTACAGTGGTTGGGATCTTTAGTGCATTTGGCCTTGTCTTCTCTGTCTCCCTCTTTGCTTGGATCTGCTGCCAACGCAAATCTTCCAAGTCCAATAAGACCCCTCCATACAAGTTTGTCCATGTTCTGAAGGGGGTTGATATTTACCCTGAGAATCTCAACAGCAAGAAGAAGTTTGGAGCAGATGATAAAAGTGAAGCAAAGAACAAATCAGCAATGCCAAAGGACTCTCTCCATCTTGACCTGGAGAAGAGAGATCTAAATGGCAATTtccccaaaacaaacacaaaaatgcaGGGCTCTCCAGATCCTGAAAATTCATCTCCTAAGCACTttgcagaaaggaagaaagattcGGTATCCCCTGATAGCTTAAAATCCATCACTTCTCTGTCATCTGAAGATAAACAAGACAAGCTAGGAactctctttttctccttagaGTACAACTTTGAGAAAAAGGCATTTGTAGTGAACATCAAAGAAGCTCGTGGGCTGCCAGCAATGGATGAACAGTCAATGACTTCTGATCCCTACATCAAAATGACAATCCTGCCTGAAAAAAAGCACAAGGTGAAAACCAGAGTGCTGAGAAAAACCTTAGATCCAGCTTTTGATGAGACTTTCACATTTTATGGGATTCCCTACAGTCAAATTCAAGACTTAACCCTTCACTTCATGATTTTGAGCTTTGACAGGTTTTCCAGAGATGATGTCATTGGTGAAGTCCTCATCCCCCTCGCTGGAATTGAACTCTCAGAAGGAAGGCTGCTAATGGACAGAGAgatcatcaagagaaat AAATCATCTGGTCGTGGAGAATTACTGGTCTCTCTCTGTTATCAATCTACAACAAACACACTCACTGTCGTTGTTCTAAAAGCCAGGCATCTACCTAAATCTGATGTGTCAGGATTATCAG acCCTTATGTCAAAGTGAACCTGTACCATGCCAAGAAGAGAATTTCTAAAAAGAAGACCCATGTGAAGAAGTGCACTCCCAATGCAGTGTTCAATGAATTGTTTGTTTTTGACATTCCTTGTGAGGGCCTTGATGATATCAGCATTGAATTTCTGGTTTTAGATTCAGATAGGGGGTCAAGGAATGAGGTCATTGGCCGGTTGACCTTGGGATCTTCAGCAGAAGGAACAGGTGGAGAGCATTGGAAAGAAATTTGTGAATATCCTAGGAGACAAATTGCCAAATGGCATATGTTATGTGATGGTTAG
- the SYT4 gene encoding synaptotagmin-4 isoform X1: protein MAPIADSRQQFDEIPTVVGIFSAFGLVFSVSLFAWICCQRKSSKSNKTPPYKFVHVLKGVDIYPENLNSKKKFGADDKSEAKNKSAMPKDSLHLDLEKRDLNGNFPKTNTKMQGSPDPENSSPKHFAERKKDSVSPDSLKSITSLSSEDKQDKLGTLFFSLEYNFEKKAFVVNIKEARGLPAMDEQSMTSDPYIKMTILPEKKHKVKTRVLRKTLDPAFDETFTFYGIPYSQIQDLTLHFMILSFDRFSRDDVIGEVLIPLAGIELSEGRLLMDREIIKRNVRKSSGRGELLVSLCYQSTTNTLTVVVLKARHLPKSDVSGLSDPYVKVNLYHAKKRISKKKTHVKKCTPNAVFNELFVFDIPCEGLDDISIEFLVLDSDRGSRNEVIGRLTLGSSAEGTGGEHWKEICEYPRRQIAKWHMLCDG, encoded by the exons ATGGCTCCGATAGCGGACAGCCGCCAGCAGTTCG ATGAAATTCCTACAGTGGTTGGGATCTTTAGTGCATTTGGCCTTGTCTTCTCTGTCTCCCTCTTTGCTTGGATCTGCTGCCAACGCAAATCTTCCAAGTCCAATAAGACCCCTCCATACAAGTTTGTCCATGTTCTGAAGGGGGTTGATATTTACCCTGAGAATCTCAACAGCAAGAAGAAGTTTGGAGCAGATGATAAAAGTGAAGCAAAGAACAAATCAGCAATGCCAAAGGACTCTCTCCATCTTGACCTGGAGAAGAGAGATCTAAATGGCAATTtccccaaaacaaacacaaaaatgcaGGGCTCTCCAGATCCTGAAAATTCATCTCCTAAGCACTttgcagaaaggaagaaagattcGGTATCCCCTGATAGCTTAAAATCCATCACTTCTCTGTCATCTGAAGATAAACAAGACAAGCTAGGAactctctttttctccttagaGTACAACTTTGAGAAAAAGGCATTTGTAGTGAACATCAAAGAAGCTCGTGGGCTGCCAGCAATGGATGAACAGTCAATGACTTCTGATCCCTACATCAAAATGACAATCCTGCCTGAAAAAAAGCACAAGGTGAAAACCAGAGTGCTGAGAAAAACCTTAGATCCAGCTTTTGATGAGACTTTCACATTTTATGGGATTCCCTACAGTCAAATTCAAGACTTAACCCTTCACTTCATGATTTTGAGCTTTGACAGGTTTTCCAGAGATGATGTCATTGGTGAAGTCCTCATCCCCCTCGCTGGAATTGAACTCTCAGAAGGAAGGCTGCTAATGGACAGAGAgatcatcaagagaaatgttaGG AAATCATCTGGTCGTGGAGAATTACTGGTCTCTCTCTGTTATCAATCTACAACAAACACACTCACTGTCGTTGTTCTAAAAGCCAGGCATCTACCTAAATCTGATGTGTCAGGATTATCAG acCCTTATGTCAAAGTGAACCTGTACCATGCCAAGAAGAGAATTTCTAAAAAGAAGACCCATGTGAAGAAGTGCACTCCCAATGCAGTGTTCAATGAATTGTTTGTTTTTGACATTCCTTGTGAGGGCCTTGATGATATCAGCATTGAATTTCTGGTTTTAGATTCAGATAGGGGGTCAAGGAATGAGGTCATTGGCCGGTTGACCTTGGGATCTTCAGCAGAAGGAACAGGTGGAGAGCATTGGAAAGAAATTTGTGAATATCCTAGGAGACAAATTGCCAAATGGCATATGTTATGTGATGGTTAG